One Thermoleophilia bacterium DNA window includes the following coding sequences:
- a CDS encoding glutamate synthase, translating into MPELIEHDACALAAFATKDGEPTHAVIERALGALDMMVHRSGSVDGEGDGSGLQVDIPRTLWAARLLAAGLDAALAHDPRFVVAHVFFEGEQEADHELPSLIDIVHRHGFEVMLSREGDTNRTALGPRAAENPPVFWQLALLAGDAATASRDCYRAMIAVERDLTCHVASFSANDCVYKVLGQPIVLSAFYPELADPSFGSSRVIAHNRYSTNTYPTFSRVQPFAILGHNGEINTIAQLREQCRQLGLPITRDGSDSQDLNRLLEGLIFEKGLSLLEAVEFAFPPILGEVHRLPSDLQDLYVHYREAWGPYAQGPVALATRAADEMVFSVDALGLRPLWWVETAEMYVASSEPGIVPVHELTADPRPLAPGEKVALVRGETGAPHVLTYPEVQREVHARASARGGLPHAEGRARLAGGLEPVAIPWSDPGGSDIPETPLDLLLASTGWFNGDKQQIQFHADRGAEPIGSLGWDGPLGPLSPVPLPISDYLQETVAVVTNPAIDREREVEHFSTRVVLGRRPPIEGVSIDAAQGCELRMPIILGAMRPGVEISLPELRRVAAGQGVAIMEDVEAAWSERYARLPLSFTTDHTTHEHIQRLCETSVDAVTAGAEIIVLEDRLATPDQRVCDPHLAVAAVDKALREATDADGVALRRRVSIILESAGIRNVHDVVVAVGFGADALCPYAMVEQAVNGSPEPEAAAGRLLDALQKGIEKVLSTLGIHEIRGYGRLVSAIGIAPELLDVLGIPGFCASEGRGLGFAGLDVLAEQGRRIRAGELDATTVKLPRMYPKVWKALARMADSERGYDEFHDLCQTMEDEQPVALRHAIGIQLAPEGDRISEDRVKNTVGEHSLPFIISSMSFGSQGETPFRAYAEAAFRADMLSMTGEGGEIRDMYGKYPKHRGVQIASGRFGISALCLNSSEWIEIKIGQGAKPGEGGHLPGSKVTEAIAAARNASVGSDLISPSNNHDLYSIEDLAQLVDELKTTNPYAKVIVKVPVVPGIGTIAMGIAKAGADVITLSGFDGGTGAARLHALRRAGLPCEIGTVLAHHALVEAGIRDRVELWADGGLRTATDAIKLICLGANRLGYGTASMVAIGCTICRGCQLDTCHVGIATQLDEDEATHRGLKRFVPRVYEPAVESLIRYFTEMGLAMQRIAGQMGVANIQDLVGHADRLVQVSHHAEMDLDGLLTPTRERVIGAPENGERYFRPFSPPPRNRAPEAASAALEAATVLVVEESDLTARDRNLGTDLAGVIARARTGLHTDTALSKRVAHTAPEGSSTTLVDLHFTDGAAAGSGLAAFTVEGVRIRVSGGAQDGVGKCALGGEVQVLKAMSSSGMWVGGHVGKSFAYGAQRGLFLIQGDADARAGIRLSGADMVLGGEPTGPINDRLGTLGARANCKGFAFEYMTGGRVVVLGDPGPWLCSGMTGGVVYVRQNPDWGLDEAAIRRRLSKAAKVSLVPLDDEDQQSVADLLTAYRDALAESGQAAAAAHVGVLLAAPEDHFIAIHPVTQQADPNISTE; encoded by the coding sequence CTGCCGGAGCTCATCGAGCACGACGCGTGCGCCCTCGCGGCGTTCGCGACGAAGGACGGAGAGCCGACGCACGCCGTCATCGAACGCGCGCTCGGTGCCCTCGACATGATGGTTCACCGGTCGGGCAGCGTTGACGGCGAGGGTGACGGCTCGGGCCTGCAGGTGGACATCCCGCGCACGCTCTGGGCCGCACGGCTGTTGGCCGCGGGCCTCGACGCCGCCCTAGCGCACGACCCCCGCTTCGTCGTCGCCCACGTGTTCTTCGAGGGGGAACAGGAGGCCGATCACGAACTCCCGAGCCTCATCGACATCGTGCACCGGCACGGGTTCGAGGTGATGCTGAGTCGCGAGGGCGATACCAATCGCACCGCCCTCGGTCCACGCGCCGCCGAGAACCCCCCGGTCTTCTGGCAACTCGCACTGCTGGCCGGAGATGCCGCGACGGCATCGCGCGACTGCTACCGCGCCATGATCGCCGTGGAGCGGGACCTCACCTGCCATGTCGCCTCGTTCTCGGCCAACGACTGCGTGTACAAAGTTCTCGGCCAGCCGATCGTTCTGTCGGCGTTCTACCCCGAGCTCGCCGATCCGTCGTTCGGGTCCTCCCGCGTCATCGCGCACAACCGGTACTCCACGAACACGTACCCCACGTTCAGCCGCGTACAGCCCTTCGCCATCCTCGGCCACAACGGCGAGATCAACACCATCGCGCAACTGCGCGAACAGTGCCGCCAACTCGGGTTGCCCATCACGCGCGACGGGTCCGACTCTCAGGACCTCAACCGCCTGCTGGAGGGCCTGATTTTCGAAAAGGGCCTGTCCCTCCTTGAAGCCGTGGAGTTCGCCTTCCCGCCGATCCTGGGAGAGGTGCACCGCCTGCCGTCCGATCTCCAGGATCTCTACGTCCACTACCGCGAGGCATGGGGCCCGTACGCCCAAGGCCCCGTGGCGCTCGCCACCCGTGCCGCCGACGAGATGGTGTTCTCGGTCGACGCCCTCGGCCTGCGCCCGCTCTGGTGGGTGGAGACGGCGGAGATGTACGTGGCCTCGTCCGAGCCGGGGATCGTCCCCGTCCACGAACTCACAGCCGACCCACGGCCACTGGCCCCCGGTGAGAAGGTCGCTCTCGTGCGTGGCGAGACCGGCGCACCGCACGTGCTCACGTACCCCGAGGTGCAACGCGAGGTCCACGCCCGCGCCAGCGCCCGTGGCGGACTTCCCCACGCCGAGGGCCGCGCCCGACTGGCCGGAGGCCTCGAGCCCGTCGCAATTCCTTGGAGCGATCCCGGCGGGAGCGACATCCCCGAGACCCCGCTCGACCTACTCCTGGCATCCACCGGGTGGTTCAACGGCGACAAGCAGCAGATTCAGTTTCATGCGGACCGCGGCGCCGAGCCCATCGGCTCGCTCGGCTGGGACGGCCCCCTCGGGCCCCTCTCCCCCGTTCCTCTCCCAATCTCGGACTACCTCCAGGAGACGGTCGCGGTGGTCACAAACCCCGCGATCGATCGCGAGCGGGAGGTCGAGCACTTCTCCACCCGTGTCGTGCTGGGGCGCCGCCCACCCATCGAGGGCGTGTCGATCGATGCGGCCCAAGGCTGCGAACTGCGCATGCCGATCATCCTCGGGGCCATGCGCCCGGGCGTCGAGATCAGCCTCCCCGAGCTTCGTCGCGTGGCCGCCGGCCAGGGCGTGGCCATCATGGAGGATGTGGAGGCCGCGTGGAGCGAGCGCTACGCGCGCCTCCCCCTCTCCTTCACCACCGACCACACCACGCATGAGCACATCCAGCGTCTGTGTGAGACGTCCGTCGATGCCGTCACCGCCGGTGCCGAGATCATCGTTTTAGAGGATCGCCTCGCCACTCCGGATCAACGCGTGTGCGATCCCCACCTCGCGGTTGCGGCCGTGGACAAGGCCCTTCGCGAGGCCACCGATGCGGACGGGGTGGCGCTGCGTCGCCGTGTGAGCATCATCCTCGAGTCCGCCGGCATCCGGAACGTGCATGACGTGGTCGTGGCCGTGGGCTTCGGTGCCGACGCCCTTTGCCCGTACGCGATGGTCGAGCAGGCCGTCAACGGATCGCCCGAGCCCGAGGCCGCCGCCGGTCGCCTGCTCGACGCGCTCCAGAAGGGCATCGAGAAGGTGCTCTCGACCCTCGGCATCCACGAGATCCGCGGGTACGGACGTCTGGTGTCGGCGATCGGGATCGCACCCGAGCTCCTCGACGTTCTCGGGATCCCCGGGTTCTGCGCCTCTGAGGGCCGTGGTCTCGGCTTCGCGGGGCTCGACGTCCTCGCCGAGCAGGGCCGCCGAATCCGGGCTGGTGAGCTGGACGCCACCACCGTGAAGTTGCCCCGCATGTACCCGAAGGTCTGGAAGGCGCTGGCCCGCATGGCCGACTCCGAGCGTGGGTACGACGAGTTCCACGATCTCTGTCAGACGATGGAGGACGAGCAGCCCGTTGCCCTTCGCCACGCCATCGGGATCCAACTCGCGCCGGAGGGCGACCGCATCTCCGAAGACCGCGTCAAGAACACCGTGGGCGAGCACTCCCTCCCGTTCATCATCTCGTCGATGAGCTTTGGAAGCCAGGGTGAGACTCCCTTCCGCGCCTACGCCGAAGCCGCGTTCCGCGCCGACATGCTGTCCATGACCGGTGAGGGCGGTGAGATCCGGGACATGTACGGCAAGTATCCGAAGCACCGCGGAGTGCAGATCGCATCGGGTCGGTTCGGGATCTCGGCGCTCTGCCTCAACTCGTCCGAGTGGATCGAGATCAAGATCGGTCAGGGTGCCAAGCCCGGCGAGGGTGGCCACCTTCCCGGCTCGAAGGTCACCGAGGCCATCGCGGCGGCCCGTAACGCCAGCGTGGGGTCCGACCTCATCAGTCCGTCGAACAACCACGACCTGTACTCCATCGAAGACCTCGCGCAGCTCGTGGACGAACTCAAGACGACGAACCCCTACGCCAAGGTGATCGTCAAGGTCCCTGTCGTTCCGGGGATCGGAACCATCGCGATGGGGATCGCGAAGGCCGGGGCCGATGTCATCACCCTCTCGGGTTTCGACGGCGGAACGGGTGCCGCCCGCCTGCATGCCCTACGTCGTGCGGGCCTCCCCTGCGAAATCGGCACTGTGCTTGCCCACCACGCGCTGGTGGAAGCCGGTATCCGCGATCGCGTGGAGCTCTGGGCCGACGGCGGACTCCGGACGGCGACGGACGCGATCAAGCTCATCTGTCTGGGCGCCAACCGGCTGGGCTACGGAACCGCGTCGATGGTCGCCATCGGGTGCACCATCTGCCGCGGCTGCCAACTCGACACGTGTCACGTGGGAATCGCCACCCAGCTGGACGAAGACGAGGCCACCCACCGCGGGCTGAAGCGCTTCGTCCCGCGCGTGTACGAGCCCGCCGTCGAGTCGCTCATTCGCTACTTCACCGAGATGGGACTGGCGATGCAGCGCATCGCTGGCCAGATGGGGGTCGCCAACATCCAAGACCTCGTGGGACACGCCGATCGCCTCGTGCAAGTCAGCCACCACGCCGAGATGGACCTCGACGGACTCCTCACTCCGACCCGCGAGCGCGTGATCGGTGCGCCCGAAAACGGAGAGCGCTACTTCCGCCCGTTTAGCCCTCCCCCGCGTAACCGTGCCCCCGAGGCCGCGAGCGCGGCCCTTGAGGCCGCAACGGTCCTCGTCGTGGAGGAGAGCGACCTCACGGCGCGTGACCGTAACCTCGGTACCGACCTCGCCGGCGTCATCGCCCGCGCGCGCACCGGGCTGCACACCGACACCGCGCTGTCTAAGAGAGTTGCTCACACCGCCCCTGAGGGCAGCTCAACCACCCTCGTCGACCTCCACTTCACTGACGGTGCCGCCGCGGGATCGGGCCTCGCTGCCTTCACCGTCGAGGGCGTCCGCATCCGCGTATCGGGTGGAGCACAGGATGGGGTGGGAAAGTGCGCTCTGGGCGGCGAGGTACAGGTTCTGAAGGCCATGTCGAGCTCCGGTATGTGGGTGGGTGGCCACGTGGGAAAGAGCTTCGCGTATGGCGCCCAGCGTGGTCTGTTCCTTATCCAGGGGGACGCGGATGCCCGGGCGGGGATCCGCCTGTCTGGCGCGGACATGGTGCTGGGCGGCGAGCCCACCGGCCCAATCAACGACCGCCTCGGCACACTCGGAGCGCGCGCGAACTGCAAGGGCTTCGCCTTTGAGTACATGACGGGGGGCCGTGTTGTGGTCCTCGGGGATCCCGGGCCCTGGCTCTGCTCCGGCATGACCGGGGGGGTGGTGTACGTGCGCCAAAACCCCGACTGGGGTCTCGACGAGGCCGCCATCCGTCGTCGCCTGTCAAAAGCCGCCAAGGTGAGTCTGGTACCCCTCGATGACGAAGACCAGCAGTCGGTCGCAGATCTTCTTACCGCCTATCGTGATGCCCTCGCCGAATCGGGGCAGGCCGCCGCCGCCGCGCATGTGGGAGTTCTGCTCGCCGCTCCGGAGGATCACTTCATCGCGATCCACCCGGTCACGCAGCAGGCCGATCCGAACATCTCGACCGAGTAG
- a CDS encoding M42 family peptidase, translated as MDIALLRELSEVSGPPGHEDRVRTVVRARLEGLTDRVDDDTMGCLDGVRASEGNPLGRLMLAAHMDEIGLMITHVDDRGYLKMIPLGGWDPRTLVGQRVLVHGREDLVGIVGTTPIHLLDDAARTKAPTMNDLSIDLGLAGDRAQELVRPGDVATRIRDLVQIGDIVTGKALDDRVGIYVMLEGLRAAGPSRMEVHATATAQEEVGLRGARTAAHRIAPDIAVAIDTCPADDGPGTPASGPTTRLGQGAAIRVMDASAIGHPGLIQLLVALAEERDIPHQFHVSGTGGTDTASLQMSGHGSIAGCISIPIRYGHSSVEACHPDDIDAAVDLTAALIEEAHRLLPAT; from the coding sequence ATGGACATCGCGCTCCTCCGCGAGTTGTCGGAGGTGTCCGGCCCCCCGGGCCACGAGGACCGCGTGCGAACCGTCGTGCGCGCCCGACTGGAGGGCCTCACCGACCGGGTGGATGACGACACCATGGGGTGCCTCGACGGCGTGCGTGCGTCGGAGGGCAACCCTCTAGGCCGCCTCATGCTCGCGGCCCACATGGACGAGATCGGCCTGATGATCACGCACGTGGACGACCGCGGGTACCTCAAGATGATCCCGCTGGGCGGTTGGGACCCCCGCACCCTCGTGGGCCAGCGGGTACTCGTGCACGGGCGCGAAGACCTCGTGGGGATCGTGGGCACCACGCCGATTCACCTTCTCGACGACGCCGCCCGGACGAAGGCCCCCACGATGAACGACCTCTCCATCGATCTGGGGCTGGCCGGTGACCGAGCGCAGGAACTCGTGCGCCCCGGCGATGTGGCAACACGCATCCGGGACCTCGTGCAGATCGGCGACATCGTCACGGGGAAAGCACTCGACGACCGTGTGGGCATCTACGTCATGCTTGAGGGCCTCCGCGCGGCCGGCCCCTCCCGCATGGAGGTCCACGCCACGGCCACGGCCCAGGAGGAGGTGGGGCTGCGCGGCGCACGCACAGCAGCGCATCGGATCGCCCCCGACATCGCCGTGGCCATCGACACGTGCCCGGCCGACGACGGACCCGGTACCCCGGCGAGCGGCCCCACCACGCGGCTTGGTCAGGGAGCGGCAATCCGCGTGATGGATGCCAGCGCCATCGGCCACCCGGGCCTCATCCAGTTGCTCGTGGCGCTGGCCGAGGAGCGCGACATCCCCCACCAGTTTCACGTGTCGGGTACGGGCGGCACCGACACGGCCAGCCTTCAGATGTCGGGCCACGGGTCCATCGCCGGGTGCATCTCGATCCCCATCCGCTACGGCCATTCGAGCGTCGAGGCATGTCACCCGGACGACATCGACGCCGCCGTCGATCTCACGGCCGCCCTCATCGAAGAGGCGCACCGCCTCCTCCCCGCCACCTAG
- a CDS encoding ribonuclease HI yields the protein MTHRAQHPVTVVTDGACSGNGTADARGGWAAIVVAHDGSEVVLTGTEVPSTNNRMELTAVIEGLAATPAGSTVELVTDSSYVALAISAHWLDAWQRRDWRTAGKKPVANRDLWERLLTQMARHASVSPRLVRGHAGHEMNERVDQLAQDAAATAVAAPPVTEVPAPSVTEVPAPSVDRSTSDDQMGFDLD from the coding sequence ATGACCCACCGCGCGCAACATCCCGTCACGGTCGTCACCGATGGCGCGTGCTCGGGCAACGGCACGGCCGACGCTCGGGGGGGCTGGGCCGCCATCGTCGTCGCGCACGACGGGTCCGAGGTGGTGCTTACCGGCACCGAGGTCCCCAGCACTAACAACCGCATGGAGCTGACGGCGGTCATCGAGGGGCTCGCCGCCACGCCGGCGGGGTCCACCGTGGAGTTGGTGACCGACTCGTCGTACGTCGCCCTCGCGATCAGCGCCCACTGGCTCGACGCGTGGCAGCGACGGGACTGGAGGACCGCCGGCAAGAAGCCCGTGGCCAATCGCGATCTCTGGGAACGCCTCCTCACCCAGATGGCACGCCACGCATCGGTGTCCCCGCGCCTCGTGCGAGGACACGCCGGGCACGAAATGAACGAGCGCGTCGACCAATTGGCCCAAGACGCGGCGGCGACCGCGGTGGCGGCCCCGCCCGTGACCGAGGTACCCGCCCCATCCGTAACCGAGGTACCCGCCCCATCCGTCGACCGATCAACGAGCGACGACCAGATGGGGTTCGACCTCGACTGA
- a CDS encoding oxidoreductase, which translates to MQAIRMHDAGGPEVLVIETIPDPVPGPGEVVVALRAAALNRRDVFVRKGVAKVPLPLTPGSDGAGVVWSVGPGVMGVNEGDEVVILPSLAWGDDPRAPGPGFRILGGPDQGTYAEMIRIPAENAVPKPSRLSWHEAAALPLAGLTAWRALITRARVLPGETVLVIGIGGGVATFALRLAKAAGCRVVVTSSSDEKLEMARDLGADVGVNYATTGDDWPAAVREANGGGVDVVIDSVGSTWAGSIAACAPGGRVVVFGGTGGATVELGVRAVTMGQVGVLGTTMGSPVEFRQMLAALATQSWTPVIDSVRPLADAAAAHEREEAGLHFGKLVLDCT; encoded by the coding sequence TTGCAAGCAATCAGGATGCATGACGCAGGCGGTCCCGAGGTCCTCGTCATCGAGACCATCCCCGACCCCGTGCCCGGCCCGGGGGAGGTCGTGGTGGCGCTCCGCGCGGCCGCGCTCAACCGGCGTGATGTCTTCGTGCGCAAGGGTGTGGCGAAGGTGCCGCTTCCCCTCACGCCCGGATCGGACGGCGCCGGTGTGGTGTGGTCGGTGGGTCCCGGGGTCATGGGCGTGAACGAGGGCGACGAGGTCGTCATTCTCCCGTCACTCGCGTGGGGCGACGACCCGCGCGCCCCTGGCCCCGGCTTCCGCATCCTCGGCGGACCGGATCAGGGTACCTACGCCGAGATGATTCGTATCCCCGCCGAGAACGCCGTCCCCAAGCCCTCCCGCCTCAGTTGGCACGAGGCGGCGGCATTGCCCCTCGCCGGCCTTACCGCATGGCGGGCGCTCATAACCCGCGCGCGCGTACTGCCGGGCGAGACCGTGCTGGTCATCGGCATCGGCGGTGGCGTCGCCACGTTCGCACTCCGCCTGGCCAAGGCCGCCGGGTGTCGCGTGGTGGTCACGTCGTCATCCGACGAGAAACTGGAGATGGCCCGAGACCTCGGCGCCGATGTGGGCGTCAACTATGCGACCACCGGTGACGACTGGCCCGCTGCCGTTCGGGAGGCCAACGGCGGTGGCGTGGACGTCGTCATCGACTCGGTCGGGTCCACGTGGGCGGGCAGCATCGCCGCGTGTGCCCCCGGGGGACGCGTGGTGGTGTTCGGAGGAACGGGCGGCGCGACGGTCGAACTGGGCGTTCGGGCGGTGACGATGGGTCAGGTCGGCGTGCTCGGCACCACGATGGGCAGCCCGGTGGAGTTCCGCCAGATGCTCGCTGCCCTCGCGACCCAGTCCTGGACGCCCGTCATCGACAGCGTCCGCCCCCTCGCCGATGCCGCTGCGGCCCACGAGCGGGAAGAGGCCGGCCTTCACTTCGGCAAACTCGTCCTCGACTGCACGTGA
- a CDS encoding prepilin peptidase: MRVPDAYRAGMGGGGYATVIAVVLVGALVPISVADVRSRIVPDPIVVPAIALAILAGMLMDGGLGWGAPVGALAGAGVLLLPALLRPDAMGMGDVKLAGLIGACLGVTAGIAAIVVGLGTGACFGLVLARRGRARPRDVFIPLAPFLAVGALLVLSVTVV, translated from the coding sequence ATGCGTGTGCCGGATGCTTACCGTGCGGGCATGGGTGGTGGGGGGTACGCGACCGTTATTGCCGTAGTTCTCGTGGGTGCCCTCGTACCGATATCCGTCGCGGACGTGCGGTCACGCATCGTTCCCGATCCCATCGTGGTGCCGGCCATCGCACTCGCGATTCTCGCTGGGATGCTGATGGACGGTGGCCTGGGGTGGGGTGCCCCGGTCGGTGCGCTCGCCGGGGCGGGTGTTCTGCTGCTGCCCGCTCTCCTGCGTCCCGACGCGATGGGGATGGGCGACGTCAAACTGGCAGGCCTCATTGGCGCCTGCCTCGGGGTGACGGCGGGTATCGCCGCTATTGTCGTGGGGTTGGGAACGGGCGCCTGTTTCGGACTCGTACTCGCCCGGCGAGGCCGGGCGCGACCCCGCGACGTGTTCATACCGCTGGCCCCCTTCCTCGCGGTGGGCGCGTTGCTGGTGCTCTCCGTGACCGTCGTGTAA
- a CDS encoding vitamin K epoxide reductase family protein, translating into MVITGYLSYERFSGGTPTCIIGGGCATVQSSRYAEIFGVSLSYLGLITYALILASAFIPGFPGRLLAVVMGIGGLLFSLWLLYAEIALIHALCPWCLASLVVMVFSLTVAVWRVISAGDLRAGST; encoded by the coding sequence ATGGTAATCACCGGCTACCTGTCGTACGAGCGGTTCTCGGGGGGCACCCCGACTTGCATCATCGGCGGCGGCTGCGCCACGGTGCAGTCATCGCGGTATGCCGAAATCTTCGGCGTGTCGCTGTCCTACCTCGGACTCATCACCTACGCACTGATCCTGGCGTCCGCGTTCATCCCCGGATTCCCCGGACGGCTGCTCGCCGTCGTCATGGGAATCGGTGGCCTGCTCTTCTCGCTCTGGCTCCTCTACGCCGAGATCGCCCTCATCCACGCGCTCTGCCCGTGGTGCTTGGCGAGTCTCGTGGTCATGGTCTTCTCCCTCACCGTGGCGGTGTGGCGCGTGATCAGCGCCGGTGACCTGCGCGCGGGATCCACCTGA
- a CDS encoding rhomboid family intramembrane serine protease yields MLRVSGDPHEPTNEELRCHWHPGVPTLVSCSACDRPICSDCGRPTAVGMRCPDCGGGSPPGVNRARSRGLTAALRTGGPPLTSGIIGLCVLLALVALVQGAGFSGTQTAQIAIDFGLFGPFVADGQWYRIITSAFVHAGLIHLLFNMIVLWWLGGALERYAGSLRTGTIYFSSVVWGSAGALLLHSEALTVGASGGVYGLMAALLVMERQQGVALLGSSVGILLLLNLGITFILPGISIGGHLGGIVGGFLAAFVLSGVGRSHMAHGRLAPAVLIGLTGVVVLGSALAVVWA; encoded by the coding sequence ATGCTCCGCGTGTCCGGCGACCCCCACGAACCGACGAATGAGGAACTCCGGTGTCACTGGCATCCGGGGGTCCCAACGCTTGTCTCGTGCTCCGCCTGCGACCGACCGATCTGTTCCGATTGCGGTCGTCCGACGGCCGTGGGAATGAGGTGCCCGGACTGTGGTGGGGGGTCGCCACCGGGGGTAAATCGAGCGCGTTCCCGGGGCCTGACCGCGGCGCTGCGTACCGGCGGGCCCCCCCTCACGTCGGGGATCATCGGGCTGTGCGTGCTGCTTGCACTTGTCGCGCTGGTGCAGGGGGCCGGATTCTCGGGCACGCAGACGGCCCAGATCGCGATCGACTTCGGCCTCTTCGGTCCGTTCGTCGCGGACGGCCAGTGGTACCGAATCATCACCTCGGCATTCGTTCATGCCGGGTTGATCCACCTGCTGTTCAACATGATCGTGCTCTGGTGGCTCGGCGGCGCGCTCGAACGGTACGCCGGATCGCTGCGCACGGGCACCATCTACTTCTCAAGTGTGGTCTGGGGATCCGCAGGGGCGCTGCTCCTCCATTCGGAGGCCCTGACCGTGGGCGCATCGGGGGGTGTCTATGGCCTCATGGCCGCCCTCCTTGTGATGGAGCGCCAGCAGGGGGTGGCACTGCTCGGGTCGAGTGTCGGAATCCTCCTGTTGCTCAACCTTGGGATCACATTCATCCTGCCGGGGATCTCAATCGGCGGCCACCTCGGCGGAATCGTGGGGGGTTTCCTAGCAGCGTTTGTTCTCTCGGGGGTGGGGCGCTCGCACATGGCCCACGGGCGCCTCGCCCCGGCCGTCCTCATTGGCCTCACGGGCGTCGTCGTCCTTGGGTCCGCGCTGGCGGTGGTCTGGGCCTAG
- the egtB gene encoding ergothioneine biosynthesis protein EgtB, whose translation MVVDNPTVHAPSTTIADRLESVRDRTLALLAPLDAEWLTRTPDPIMSPPAWDMAHIAAYEEIWLVNRLVGTCSLHPDLAVTYDAVSTPRATRGHIPIMNGEDARTYMAEVRQQALTILGTADTSEGGPELTANGFVWDMVAQHEAQHAETLLQTLQLMPRGAYSPEVGILPTPTTTADRPDPVHVNGDTLMMGATGRHGALDCEGPRHPRPVAPFRIDRMPVTIGRHLDFMTDGGYDEPRHWSPAGWAWRQRSRAHAPLHWAADGAGGWTRISFGRTEDVDPAEILCHVSFFEAEAHARWAGARLPTEAEWEMAAQPAPTATDTEWAPWGGDDHAGRANLGQVAFRPARAGAYPGGAAPTGCEHLLGDVWEWTSTPFDRYPGFRAFPYPEYAEPFFGTGYRVLRGGSWATQAIAARVTFRNWDLPDRRQIFSGLRLAWDAE comes from the coding sequence GTGGTCGTAGATAATCCGACCGTGCACGCACCCTCCACCACGATCGCGGACCGCCTTGAGTCCGTGCGGGATCGCACGCTCGCCCTCCTCGCCCCCCTCGATGCCGAGTGGCTCACCCGCACCCCCGATCCCATCATGAGCCCGCCCGCGTGGGACATGGCGCACATCGCCGCGTATGAGGAGATCTGGCTCGTGAACCGCTTGGTGGGGACGTGTTCGCTCCACCCGGACCTCGCGGTCACCTACGACGCCGTCTCGACCCCGCGCGCGACCCGGGGACACATCCCCATCATGAATGGCGAGGACGCCCGGACATACATGGCGGAGGTCCGCCAACAGGCACTCACAATCTTGGGGACCGCCGATACCTCCGAGGGTGGCCCCGAACTCACCGCCAACGGATTCGTTTGGGACATGGTGGCCCAGCACGAGGCGCAGCATGCCGAGACACTGCTGCAGACCCTCCAACTCATGCCCCGAGGCGCCTATTCGCCGGAGGTCGGCATCCTGCCCACCCCCACGACGACCGCTGACCGCCCCGATCCGGTCCATGTGAACGGTGACACGCTCATGATGGGTGCGACGGGTCGCCACGGAGCCCTCGATTGCGAGGGCCCCCGCCATCCCCGCCCCGTCGCACCCTTCCGTATCGACCGGATGCCCGTGACCATCGGACGCCATCTCGACTTCATGACCGATGGCGGATATGACGAACCGCGCCATTGGAGCCCGGCGGGCTGGGCGTGGCGACAGCGATCCCGTGCCCATGCGCCCCTCCACTGGGCCGCCGATGGCGCCGGCGGGTGGACGCGAATATCGTTTGGGCGCACCGAGGACGTCGATCCCGCCGAGATCCTCTGCCACGTGTCGTTCTTCGAGGCTGAGGCCCACGCCCGCTGGGCAGGAGCCCGGCTGCCGACCGAAGCCGAATGGGAGATGGCCGCGCAACCTGCTCCCACTGCGACCGACACCGAGTGGGCGCCGTGGGGCGGGGACGATCACGCCGGGCGCGCGAACCTTGGGCAGGTCGCCTTTCGGCCCGCCCGCGCCGGCGCGTACCCGGGCGGCGCCGCACCCACGGGCTGCGAGCACCTTCTCGGTGACGTCTGGGAATGGACCTCCACACCATTCGATCGCTACCCGGGGTTCCGTGCGTTCCCCTACCCCGAGTACGCGGAGCCGTTCTTCGGGACTGGCTACCGCGTGCTGCGTGGCGGATCGTGGGCCACGCAGGCGATCGCCGCTCGCGTCACCTTCCGAAACTGGGACCTCCCGGACCGGCGGCAGATCTTCTCGGGCCTCCGCCTGGCATGGGACGCCGAGTGA